The Bacteroidales bacterium genomic interval CACAAATTGATGGTATAAATATAAATGAAACTGACAGTTGCCCAAAAATGTTTTTACCCGAGAAAGAGAATAAAAATACAGAGGAATATAAAATACGACAAGAACAAAGCCGAGAAAATTACCGGAGAGCTATTGAGCGAATGATAAAAACATATAATATTGACACAACAAAAACCTATGAAGAATGGAAAAAAGAAAAACAACTAAAAAATAAGGAAACCAGATAGTATTGACTATATTTTAATTTTTTCAAACCCATCCAAATAACAATTTCCAACGTGCCCAACAATAAAATAAAGCTTTGTATATTTGCAGTCTCATCTTGATTTTAGCAATGGCAAAACAAAATAACATACAGATAAAAAATAAAAAAGCCTATTTTGAATATATAATTCTTGAAAAATATATAGCAGGAATAGTTTTACACGGAACCGAAATAAAAAGCATTAGAGCGGGCAAAGCTAGCATTGTTGAATCTTATTGCACTGTACAAAACGGGGAAATATTTGTTAGAAACATGACTATAGCTGAATACGACTATGGAACTTACAACAATCACGACCCAAAAAGAGACAGAAAGCTGCTGCTAAACAAAAGAGAAATTAAAAAAATAGGCAATAAAACAAAAGAATCAGGTCTAACCATCATTCCTTTGCTGCTTTTTATTTCGCCAGAAGGATATGCAAAGCTCGAAATCGCATTGGCAAAAGGTAAAAAAATGTATGACAAAAGAGAATCTCTAAAAGAGAAACAAACCAGAAGAGATTTGGAACGCAAGGATACATACAAGGAATAGAGATAAATTCCCGCTTATTTAGAGTTTTGTTTTTATAAAAATTTTCATTTAAAGTTTTATTGTATTTTTGCAAACGAAACAAAAAAAATAATAATATGAAATTACTTGAAGGAAAAACCGCAATTATCACTGGAGCTGCAAGAGGAATAGGAAAAACTATTGCACAAACTTTTGCTGAACATGGAGCAAATGTTATTATTACAGACCTTAGCATAAACGAAGAAGCATTGGAATTTGTAAAAAGTTTATGCAACTTAGGCGTAAAAGCTAAAGCGTACGTAAGCAATGCCGCAGACTTTGCCGATTGCGAAAAAGTTGTAGAAGAAATACTAAAAGATTTCCCTCAAATAGACATATTGGTAAATAATGCCGGAATAACCAGAGACAATCTGCTTATGCGTATGACAGAACAAGATTGGGATTTAGTTATAAATGTAAATCTAAAATCTGTTTTCAACATGACTAAAGTTATTCAAAAAACCATGTTAAAACAAAGATCTGGCTCTATTATAAACATGAGTTCTGTTGTTGGAATAGAAGGCAATGCTGGTCAAAGCAATTATTCCGCGTCAAAAGCTGGCATTATTGGCTTTACAAAAAGTATAGCTCAAGAACTCGGCTCAAGAAATATTCGTTGCAACGCTATTGCTCCCGGATTTATAGAAACAGAAATGACAGCCAAGTTGCCAGAAGACGTTCGTGCTCAATGGATTTCACTTATCCCATTAAGACGTGCTGGAAAAACAACTGATGTTGCTAACACAGCTGTATATCTTGCTTCTGAGTTATCTGACTATGTTTCCGGACAAGTTATTAGCGTGTGTGGAGCGATGCAGCAATAATTAAACCATGTCTATTGTTTCTGAATATCCTTTTTGGCTTATAATTTTTTGTATTGCCTTAGGTGCAATTTACGCATCTGTTCTATATACTGGCAAAAATTCAAAAAAATGGCACAAAAACATTCGGAGGCTATTATTCATTATCAGATTTATTGCGGTTACTTTATTAGCATTTATGCTATTAGAGCCGTTTTTTAAAGTCAATACGAAAATCAAGCAGAAACCCATATTGGCAGTTGTTACAGACAACTCTGCATCTATGGTAGCTACAAAAGATTCGGCTTTTATAAAAAATGAATTACCTAAAAAAATAAGCTCTTTTACAAAAAATGTAAGCAAAGACATAAATATAGAGCATTATAACTTCGGGGACTCAATTAGAATTGGACAAAATTATAATTTTGACAACATGTTTACCGACTTAGGTAATTCATTTATTGACTTAAAAAATCGCTATATAAGTAAAAATTTAATAGGAATAGTCCTATTTAGTGACGGAATTTACAACACTGGCATAAATCCAATGCTTGCGGCAGAGCAAATCCATGTACCTGTTTTTTCTGTTGCTCTTGGCGACACAAATATTTACACAGACGTATCCATTTCTTCGTTAACAAGCAATAGAGAAACAGTATTTAATAATTATTTCCCTATTGAATTTTCCATTTTAGCTACTGAAGCCATAAACGAAAATGTTCAAGTAAACGTTTTTCTAAATGATAAAAATATTTTCAGCAGAGATGTGCTTATTAACGAAAAATCATTTTCAAAAATTTTTAATGTAAATGGATTTGCCGATAAAAAAGGACTAAATAAAATCTATGTTTCAGTTTCGAGTCTGCAAAACGAAA includes:
- the smpB gene encoding SsrA-binding protein SmpB, with the translated sequence MAKQNNIQIKNKKAYFEYIILEKYIAGIVLHGTEIKSIRAGKASIVESYCTVQNGEIFVRNMTIAEYDYGTYNNHDPKRDRKLLLNKREIKKIGNKTKESGLTIIPLLLFISPEGYAKLEIALAKGKKMYDKRESLKEKQTRRDLERKDTYKE
- the fabG gene encoding 3-oxoacyl-[acyl-carrier-protein] reductase, producing the protein MKLLEGKTAIITGAARGIGKTIAQTFAEHGANVIITDLSINEEALEFVKSLCNLGVKAKAYVSNAADFADCEKVVEEILKDFPQIDILVNNAGITRDNLLMRMTEQDWDLVINVNLKSVFNMTKVIQKTMLKQRSGSIINMSSVVGIEGNAGQSNYSASKAGIIGFTKSIAQELGSRNIRCNAIAPGFIETEMTAKLPEDVRAQWISLIPLRRAGKTTDVANTAVYLASELSDYVSGQVISVCGAMQQ